The genomic window GCACCCTACGTATTACCGCGGCTGCTGGCACGTAGTTAGCCGGTGCTTATTCTTCCGGTACCGTCATCCGCCCCAGGTATTAACCAGAACGTTTTCTTTCCGGACAAAAGTGCTTTACAACCCGAAGGCCTTCTTCACACACGCGGCATTGCTGGATCAGGGTTGCCCCCATTGTCCAAAATTCCCCACTGCTGCCTCCCGTAGGAGTCTGGGCCGTGTCTCAGTCCCAGTGTGGCTGATCGTCCTCTCAGACCAGCTACTGATCGTCGCCTTGGTGAGCCTTTACCCCACCAACTAGCTAATCAGACATCGGCCGCTCCTGCTGCGCGAGGCCTTGCGGTCCCCCGCTTTCACCCTCAGGTCGTATGCGGTATTAGCTAATCTTTCGACTAGTTATCCCCCACAACAGGGTACGTTCCGATGTATTACTCACCCGTTCGCCACTCGCCGCCAGACCGAAGTCCGCGCTGCCGTTCGACTTGCATGTGTAAGGCATGCCGCCAGCGTTCAATCTGAGCCAGGATCAAACTCTTCAGTTCAATCTCTGTGTGCCCCGAAGGGCTCGCTCTTTCGAGCGGTCGCTCACTCTCAGAAAACTGACTGGCTTGACTCCGAAGAGCCAAACCAACATGTTTTACTGTGCGAGCACTTGATACTGTTGAAGCAACACGACAGACCCGAAGTCCGCCGCGGCGTTCGCCATCAAGCGCCCACACTTATCGGTTGTTTGGTTGTTAAAGAACTTCAGCGGGCCGGCTTCGCCGTTCGCTGTCGCTGCGTATTTCGTCGCAGCGGAGAAACGAGATTATGCAGAGCATTCAACGTTTCGTCAACAGGTTTCGCAGAACTTTTTTCTGCCGGCCGGCGCTGGCAAACCCCGCCAACTCCAACCCCCACCGACCCCGCAACCCTTGTCGCTGCTGCGTTTGCAGCGCGGTTTGTGTTGCGAGGGGGCGAATATTAGAGGAGCCCGGCGACCTGCGCAAGGGGTTTCGCAAAAGAATTTTCCGATCCCGTAGAATCGCCGCATGACGACGCCCGCGGAACCCGCTACCTATCTCCCCGAACGCCTGCCCAGCCGCGACGCGGGCGCCCTCGACGCCCACGCGCTGGCGGCCGCGCTTGCGCGCCCCATTGCGTTTGTCGATCTGGAAACCACCGGCCCCGACGCCCAGCGCGACCGGATCACCGAAATCGGCGTGGTCGAAGTGGGCCCTGACGGCATCCACCAGTGGGACACGCTGGTCGACCCGCAAGCCAGCATCCCGCCCTTTATCCAGGGGATGACCGGCATCACCGACGACATGGTGCGCGGCCAGCCCACCTTTGCGTCGATTGCGGAGTTGCTAGCCGAGCGCCTGCAGGGCCGCCTCTTCGTTGCCCACAACGCCCGCTTTGACTACGGCTTCCTGAAGAACGAGTTCCGCCGGGCCGGCGTGACCTTCCGGGCCGACGTCCTGTGCACGCTGCGCCTGTCCCGCTCGCTGTTCCCGTCGGTGGAGCGCCACGGCCTCGACGCCCTGATCGCCCGGTTCAACCTCGTGCCCAAGGGCCGGCACCGCGCGCTGGCCGATGCCGAGCTGCTCTGGCAGTTCTGGCAGAAGATCCACGGTCTCTATTCGGTCGATCTGGTGGAATCGGCCGTCAAGGCGCTGGTCAAGCACGCCAGCCTGCCGGCGGGCCTAAGCGAGACGGCGCTCGACGACGTGCCAGACCGCCCCGGCGTCTATTTGTTCTATGGCGACGACGACGCGCCGCTCTATGTCGGCAAGAGCATCCACCTGCGCCAGCGCATCCGCGCCCACTTTTCCGGCGACCATGCCAATCCGAAGGAAATGCGGATCGCGCGCACCGTGCGCCGCGTGGACTGGCGCGAAACCGGCGGCGAGATCGGCGCCTTGCTGCTGGAGGCCCATCTGGTCAAGGCCCTGCGGCCGCTGCACAACCAGCAGCTACGCCACGCGGGCGAACTGTTCGCCTGGGAACTGGTCGATGGCCTGCCCGCGCCGCGGTTGCGCTCGGACCGCCACGTCGATTTCAGCCGCCATGCCGCCCTCTATGGCGTATTCGCCACGCGTACCGGCGCCCAGGCCCGGCTGCGGGAGCTGGCCGAGACCGAGCAGCTCTGCCAGGTCACGCTGATGATGGAACCCACCGCGCGGCGCGGCAATCCGTGCTTCGCCCGGCAACTTCACCGCTGCGCGGGCGCGTGCACGGGCCACGAATCGCGCGCCGACCACCGGCTGCGCCTGGCTGCCGCGATGCACGCGCTGGCGCTGACGCCGTGGCCGTTCGGCGGCGCCGTGGCGTGGCGCGAAGGCGAGCAGCCCGGGCAGCCATGGCACGTCATCGAGGACTGGTGCTACCTGGGCACGGCCGCGACGCTGGACGACGCCCAGGCGCTGACGGCCGCCCCGGCCCGCTTCGACATCGATACCTATCAGATACTGGCGCCGCATCTGGCACGGCTGCAGGCCACAGCCGTGCCGCTGGCCGCCGTGCGCGAATTTGCGCTGACCGCCCCCGAGCCCGCCCCGCTGCGTGCCGACCGATCCGCCCTGCCCCGCCCGGCCGCCCGCCGGGAGCCGCCCCGCGCGCTCGGCCAGCCGTCGCTGTTCGGCTGAAAAATCGGTGCGGCTGCGCACATCCAGACATTGCCATCCGCCGCCCGCGTCAGCTAGGCTGCCACGGGAGCCCCGCCCTCTCGATGGAGCCGCCATGCCCGCGTCGCCCCGCCCGCCCTCATTCCTCGCCATTCTGCTCGCCGCCGGCACCGTTGCCCTGGCGGCGGCCTGCGCCAGCATCGAGTCGAACGCCATGCAGGGAATCGTCGATTCCTGGAAAGGCGCGCCCGTCGAGCAGGCCAAGGCCCAGTGGGGGCCGCCCCAGGCCGTGCAGACCGTGCCGGGTGGTACGGCCTATGTCTGGACCGAAGAGATGCCGGTGGCACGCCCACCCGGCAGCGGCCCGCGCGACGCCGGGCTGGAGCCGCCGGCCCGCGTGGCCCAATGCCAGCGCAAGCTGGTAGCCGGCGCCGACGGCAACGTCAGCCGGGGCGAATGGAGCGGCACCGCCTGCTGCGTCCAGCGCGTGATCGGCCAGTGCGCAACCCTGGCCCGCAAGCCCGCTGGCCAGGGCTGACGCGCGCTACTCCAGCACGATCCCGCGCGCCTTGACCAGCGCGCCCCACTTTTTGACCTCGGCGTCGATGAAACCGGCAAAGTCCGCGCTGCTGCCCGGCGCCGGCTGCAGCCCCAGTCCCAGCAGCTTCTGCCTGACCTGCGGGTCGCCCAGCGCCTGGCTGGCATCGTGGTTGATCTGCTGGACGATGGCTGGCGGCGTGCCAGCCGGGGCCACGATCCCGAACCAGCCGTAGCCGACCACCTCCGCCACGCCCTGCTCGGC from Cupriavidus pauculus includes these protein-coding regions:
- a CDS encoding exonuclease domain-containing protein, coding for MTTPAEPATYLPERLPSRDAGALDAHALAAALARPIAFVDLETTGPDAQRDRITEIGVVEVGPDGIHQWDTLVDPQASIPPFIQGMTGITDDMVRGQPTFASIAELLAERLQGRLFVAHNARFDYGFLKNEFRRAGVTFRADVLCTLRLSRSLFPSVERHGLDALIARFNLVPKGRHRALADAELLWQFWQKIHGLYSVDLVESAVKALVKHASLPAGLSETALDDVPDRPGVYLFYGDDDAPLYVGKSIHLRQRIRAHFSGDHANPKEMRIARTVRRVDWRETGGEIGALLLEAHLVKALRPLHNQQLRHAGELFAWELVDGLPAPRLRSDRHVDFSRHAALYGVFATRTGAQARLRELAETEQLCQVTLMMEPTARRGNPCFARQLHRCAGACTGHESRADHRLRLAAAMHALALTPWPFGGAVAWREGEQPGQPWHVIEDWCYLGTAATLDDAQALTAAPARFDIDTYQILAPHLARLQATAVPLAAVREFALTAPEPAPLRADRSALPRPAARREPPRALGQPSLFG